A single Candidatus Thalassolituus haligoni DNA region contains:
- a CDS encoding nuclear transport factor 2 family protein produces MLKTIKISLCMLGLAAAALGPVSHVYADKNDQEASKSYQMLNRASFDNYIAMFNAKNPQAFEAYFADDMRMQNGHLVLNGIPAVKEHYHKIWSLMKEELNVVNYVSDGSSLAVEMKTHFTVMHDSDNSPFGKVKKGENFDYHGVIIYKINHMGKFNDIKVAYLDFTRTTDGVTQSLGIVH; encoded by the coding sequence GTGCTTAAAACAATAAAAATATCACTTTGCATGCTGGGTTTGGCTGCTGCTGCACTTGGGCCAGTCAGTCACGTTTATGCTGACAAGAATGATCAGGAAGCGAGCAAAAGCTATCAGATGCTGAATCGAGCCAGCTTTGATAATTACATCGCCATGTTTAATGCCAAGAACCCACAAGCCTTTGAAGCCTACTTTGCCGATGATATGCGGATGCAGAACGGGCATTTGGTATTAAATGGCATTCCAGCGGTCAAGGAGCATTATCACAAGATCTGGTCGTTGATGAAGGAGGAGCTGAACGTGGTGAACTATGTGTCTGACGGTAGCTCTCTGGCAGTGGAAATGAAAACCCATTTTACGGTCATGCACGACTCGGATAACTCTCCGTTTGGCAAGGTTAAAAAGGGTGAGAACTTCGACTACCACGGCGTCATCATCTACAAGATTAACCACATGGGTAAATTCAACGATATCAAAGTCGCGTATCTGGACTTTACCCGCACTACCGACGGTGTGACCCAATCGCTCGGCATTGTGCACTGA
- a CDS encoding phytoene desaturase family protein has product MSSNSYDIVAMGAGHNGLVAAAYLAKAGKKVLVLERKSYPGGGVTTRQLNTPGYWHDEHSSVHIMIQGNPMIRQDELDLMSQHGLEYHYSPVPHATIFPDQSVLYTYKDLDKTCECFAKISRKDAETYRAFVKMSQDFLKVFMPGLYSPPPPLGEMMAMLDRTDEGRTMLDYMSRDCLDLVNQLYENDKIKIHLLRLVSENLQAPNELGTGMGVLLMPGIIHTYGVSQPIGGSGKLTESLVRCIEFHGGEVRCDSEVRKVIMAGDEAKGVELTDGEQIMAKDAVIGALHPHVIRKFVEGVDEPVLKRAERATLAPFSIMVSHYDLKENAQYHAGEDVGYATMLEFMATDNLDEMCADFDDLKRGQITQRRLCAGGDESIGDKTRVPQGAGMFHGITFAPYEVKDKRWAGQHWDEFKEEIGDLSLEHYRKFVKNLTSDNIIMRTICSPVDLERSSPNSMVRGDLHGVAPYMYQSAGHRPTPDLGQFTIPGIKNLFLAGPFQHPGGGVYGAGRATAQKMFEELGMDFGSVSKSVRNDAGDPNAAAAVRSSGMVLRGPADEELMNVDSIGREGSELIIKGKSFGTMPMEARLDADAARAGLKMMTFSDMAFLATLPFRKGSK; this is encoded by the coding sequence ATGAGCAGTAACAGCTACGATATCGTTGCTATGGGTGCCGGTCATAATGGTCTGGTCGCCGCTGCCTATCTGGCCAAGGCCGGTAAAAAAGTACTGGTTCTGGAGCGTAAATCTTATCCGGGCGGTGGTGTGACCACCCGGCAGTTAAATACACCGGGATACTGGCATGATGAGCACTCCAGTGTGCACATCATGATTCAGGGTAACCCGATGATTCGTCAGGACGAGCTGGACCTGATGAGTCAGCACGGTTTGGAATACCATTATTCGCCGGTGCCACATGCGACGATCTTTCCGGATCAGTCGGTGTTATATACCTATAAAGATCTCGATAAAACCTGCGAGTGCTTCGCCAAAATTTCCAGAAAAGACGCTGAAACCTATCGTGCCTTTGTGAAAATGAGCCAAGACTTCCTCAAAGTCTTTATGCCTGGTTTGTATTCGCCACCGCCGCCACTGGGCGAAATGATGGCGATGCTGGATCGCACCGACGAAGGCCGCACCATGCTCGACTACATGAGCCGTGACTGCCTCGATCTGGTTAACCAGCTGTATGAAAACGACAAGATCAAGATCCACTTGCTGCGTTTGGTGAGTGAAAACCTGCAAGCGCCAAACGAATTGGGCACCGGCATGGGCGTACTGCTGATGCCGGGCATTATTCATACCTACGGTGTGTCACAGCCAATTGGTGGCTCCGGCAAGCTGACCGAATCGCTGGTGCGTTGCATCGAGTTCCACGGTGGTGAAGTACGTTGTGATTCCGAAGTGCGCAAAGTCATCATGGCCGGTGACGAAGCCAAAGGCGTTGAGTTAACCGATGGTGAGCAGATCATGGCCAAAGACGCGGTGATCGGTGCCCTGCATCCTCATGTGATCCGCAAGTTTGTTGAAGGTGTGGACGAACCGGTACTCAAGCGTGCCGAACGCGCCACTCTGGCACCGTTCTCGATCATGGTGTCGCACTACGACCTGAAAGAAAACGCCCAGTACCATGCCGGTGAAGACGTCGGTTACGCCACCATGCTGGAATTCATGGCGACCGATAACCTCGACGAAATGTGCGCCGACTTTGACGACCTCAAACGTGGTCAAATTACCCAGCGCCGTTTGTGTGCCGGTGGTGACGAATCCATTGGCGACAAGACCCGCGTACCGCAAGGTGCCGGTATGTTCCATGGCATCACCTTTGCCCCGTACGAAGTGAAAGACAAGCGCTGGGCCGGTCAGCACTGGGATGAATTCAAGGAAGAGATTGGCGACCTGTCGCTGGAACACTACCGCAAGTTCGTCAAGAACCTCACCTCTGACAACATCATCATGCGCACCATTTGCTCACCGGTCGACTTGGAACGCAGTTCGCCCAACTCCATGGTGCGTGGTGATTTGCACGGCGTTGCACCGTACATGTATCAGAGTGCAGGACACCGTCCGACACCGGACTTGGGTCAGTTCACCATACCGGGCATCAAGAACCTGTTCTTGGCGGGGCCATTCCAGCATCCGGGTGGTGGTGTGTACGGCGCAGGCCGTGCCACCGCACAAAAAATGTTTGAAGAGCTCGGCATGGACTTCGGGTCGGTTTCCAAAAGCGTACGCAACGATGCCGGTGATCCGAATGCCGCCGCTGCGGTACGTTCATCCGGCATGGTGCTGCGTGGGCCGGCTGACGAAGAATTGATGAACGTTGATTCCATCGGCCGTGAAGGCAGCGAGCTGATCATCAAGGGCAAGAGCTTTGGCACCATGCCGATGGAAGCTCGCCTGGATGCGGATGCTGCTCGTGCTGGCCTGAAAATGATGACGTTCAGCGATATGGCCTTCCTGGCGACTTTGCCGTTCCGGAAAGGTAGCAAGTAA
- a CDS encoding SDR family NAD(P)-dependent oxidoreductase: MNTNTSGRLAGKVAIVTGSGSGIGRSCALMFAAAGAQVVGADINASTASQTDELAAQQGTPMFSVAPCDLTQPDDVQQLIDQCIKRHGRLDILVNAGAFGAFAWLEEMDFFEGWRRTLDGELSVVFLACQKAWPHLKASGSAAIINFASANAHQAFKPLPAIAHCAGKGGVLAMTRQLAMEGRDFNIRANTISPALIETTATREPLENIPGFRQDVLAKTMIKRLGKPEDIGYAALYLASDEASWVTGADLPVDGGSTAW; this comes from the coding sequence ATGAATACAAATACTTCCGGCCGCTTGGCCGGAAAAGTCGCTATCGTCACTGGTAGTGGCAGCGGAATTGGTCGGAGCTGTGCGTTGATGTTTGCCGCCGCTGGGGCTCAGGTGGTTGGAGCAGACATCAACGCCAGCACGGCCTCTCAAACCGATGAGCTGGCAGCACAACAGGGCACACCAATGTTCTCGGTCGCCCCCTGTGACCTGACTCAGCCCGACGACGTGCAACAGCTGATAGATCAGTGCATCAAGCGCCATGGTCGGCTGGATATTCTGGTGAACGCCGGCGCTTTCGGAGCATTTGCGTGGCTGGAAGAGATGGACTTCTTTGAGGGCTGGAGACGGACTCTCGACGGTGAACTCAGCGTGGTATTTCTGGCTTGTCAGAAAGCCTGGCCACACCTCAAGGCAAGCGGCTCAGCGGCCATTATCAACTTTGCTTCGGCTAACGCCCATCAGGCATTCAAGCCGCTGCCTGCTATCGCGCACTGCGCTGGCAAGGGTGGGGTGCTGGCGATGACCCGGCAACTGGCGATGGAAGGGCGGGATTTTAACATTCGCGCCAATACCATCTCTCCCGCTCTGATTGAAACCACGGCTACCCGTGAGCCACTGGAAAATATTCCCGGTTTTCGGCAAGACGTCTTGGCCAAAACCATGATCAAGCGGCTAGGCAAGCCGGAAGATATTGGTTATGCCGCGCTCTATCTGGCTTCCGATGAAGCCTCCTGGGTGACCGGCGCCGATCTTCCCGTCGATGGCGGCTCTACCGCCTGGTAA
- a CDS encoding SMP-30/gluconolactonase/LRE family protein → MTNPLIGWQVDRSAIEMVGHDLQRPECILAEPDGSLWTADARGGVMHIAADGEQTLIAQQPTAGLSESSSAADRMMGGTLPNGIAFDANGDIVIANFGTDAIERMTRDGTSELLFDSMDGKPLGKMNFCLLDSKGRIWFTVTTRQNPWTISINEKTADGYVGVIDEQGIRVVADGFVGTNEIRFDANEEWLYVVETNAKRISRVRINDAAEEVEREIYGPADLGGYPDGFAFDAFGNLWITLILTERLIALTPEGEVLTLLDDGNPEALAIYDKHYAEGTTTPELMGACKGTLAPMMASVTFGGPDLQTVYIGSLAGTSLPSFRSPVPGLPMAHWR, encoded by the coding sequence ATGACGAACCCATTGATTGGCTGGCAGGTCGATCGGTCTGCCATTGAAATGGTCGGCCACGACTTGCAACGGCCGGAATGCATTCTGGCGGAACCCGACGGAAGTCTCTGGACGGCGGATGCCCGTGGCGGTGTGATGCACATCGCCGCAGATGGTGAGCAAACCTTGATTGCCCAGCAGCCAACGGCCGGTCTGAGCGAATCGTCTTCTGCCGCCGATCGGATGATGGGTGGCACTTTGCCCAATGGCATCGCCTTTGATGCCAACGGTGACATTGTGATTGCCAACTTCGGCACCGATGCAATTGAACGTATGACCCGTGATGGCACATCGGAGCTGCTGTTTGACAGTATGGATGGCAAGCCGCTGGGCAAAATGAATTTCTGCTTGTTGGATAGCAAGGGCCGTATCTGGTTCACCGTCACGACACGCCAGAATCCGTGGACTATATCGATCAATGAAAAAACGGCCGACGGTTATGTCGGGGTGATTGATGAGCAGGGCATTCGCGTTGTTGCCGACGGGTTTGTCGGTACCAATGAAATCCGCTTCGACGCCAATGAAGAATGGCTGTACGTGGTGGAAACCAATGCCAAACGCATTTCCCGTGTGCGCATCAATGATGCTGCGGAGGAAGTGGAGCGGGAAATTTACGGCCCGGCGGATTTGGGTGGTTACCCGGACGGTTTTGCCTTCGATGCTTTCGGCAATCTCTGGATTACCCTGATTCTGACCGAGCGTCTGATCGCCCTGACACCAGAAGGTGAAGTCTTGACCTTGCTGGATGACGGCAACCCCGAAGCGCTGGCAATTTATGACAAGCACTACGCAGAAGGCACAACCACACCTGAACTGATGGGTGCATGCAAGGGCACGCTGGCACCGATGATGGCCAGCGTCACCTTTGGTGGGCCAGATCTTCAAACCGTTTATATCGGCAGCCTGGCAGGCACAAGCCTGCCAAGTTTTCGATCCCCTGTTCCCGGACTGCCAATGGCGCACTGGCGCTAA
- a CDS encoding DUF1329 domain-containing protein, translated as MNPVSSTLKVALLSAFLTASCVATAAVSEKEASRLGADLTPFGAEKAANADGSIPAWTGGNTTVPAGFKNGGKRSDPYASEKPLFVITAANMDQYADNLSEGLKGMLKKYPETFKVPVYKTHRTAAAPQWVYDNTKVNASRATLSDSEVKGAFGGIPFPIPQNGEQVMWNHLLAWRTPSHHVDVRGMQTTSNGQHVPTIYASGDFQMPYYFKESNLETFTDDDEGVFWKIRLLNYGPPIRAGEAIVGHESIKPGGGQTWVYFTGQRRVRKLPNACCDTPTPASAGISMFDQTGVFNGTTERFNWKIIGKKEMYIPYNANRLFQRPSEDILMDHHVNPEDMRYEKHRVWVVEATVKDGQRHLSPKRRYYVDEDTWFAVLADHWDANGDLWQMGFSNPITMPDIPATAPPMNFGFYDLISGAWYLDGLLNDSKEQYKVMERYDDFTFTPEAMAGEGIR; from the coding sequence ATGAATCCTGTTAGCTCTACGTTAAAAGTTGCTCTGCTGAGCGCTTTTCTGACTGCCAGCTGTGTCGCCACTGCGGCGGTCTCTGAAAAAGAAGCGTCCCGTCTGGGCGCCGATTTGACACCATTTGGTGCCGAAAAAGCCGCCAATGCCGATGGCTCGATTCCGGCCTGGACAGGTGGTAATACCACCGTACCAGCTGGTTTCAAAAACGGTGGCAAGCGTTCGGATCCTTATGCCAGCGAGAAGCCGCTGTTTGTCATTACCGCAGCCAATATGGACCAGTACGCCGACAACCTGAGTGAAGGTCTGAAGGGGATGCTGAAAAAATACCCGGAGACCTTCAAGGTTCCGGTGTACAAAACTCACCGTACCGCAGCGGCACCGCAGTGGGTGTATGACAACACTAAAGTCAACGCTTCCCGGGCAACGCTGAGCGACTCGGAAGTCAAAGGTGCCTTTGGTGGTATCCCGTTCCCGATCCCACAAAATGGTGAGCAAGTGATGTGGAACCATTTGCTGGCATGGCGTACGCCATCGCATCACGTTGATGTACGTGGCATGCAAACGACTTCCAATGGCCAGCATGTGCCAACCATTTATGCTTCTGGTGACTTCCAGATGCCGTATTACTTCAAGGAAAGCAATCTTGAGACGTTTACGGATGATGACGAAGGCGTGTTCTGGAAAATTCGTCTGCTGAACTACGGCCCGCCTATTCGTGCTGGTGAAGCCATTGTTGGTCACGAAAGTATCAAACCGGGTGGTGGTCAGACATGGGTTTACTTCACCGGCCAACGCCGTGTACGTAAGTTGCCTAACGCCTGTTGTGATACCCCGACACCAGCCAGTGCCGGTATATCCATGTTTGACCAAACCGGTGTGTTTAATGGTACCACTGAGCGTTTTAACTGGAAGATTATTGGCAAGAAAGAGATGTACATCCCTTATAACGCCAATCGTCTGTTCCAGCGTCCTTCCGAAGATATCCTGATGGATCACCACGTGAATCCCGAAGATATGCGTTACGAGAAGCACCGCGTTTGGGTGGTAGAAGCGACGGTTAAAGACGGTCAGCGTCATTTGTCTCCCAAGCGTCGTTACTACGTCGACGAAGACACCTGGTTTGCGGTACTGGCTGACCATTGGGATGCCAACGGCGACCTCTGGCAGATGGGCTTCTCTAATCCGATTACCATGCCAGACATTCCAGCCACGGCACCACCAATGAACTTCGGTTTTTACGACCTGATCTCTGGCGCCTGGTACCTGGATGGTTTGCTGAACGATTCGAAGGAGCAGTACAAGGTGATGGAGCGCTACGACGACTTTACCTTTACGCCAGAAGCAATGGCAGGTGAGGGCATCCGTTAA
- a CDS encoding LysR family transcriptional regulator, whose amino-acid sequence MRFNRFDLNLLVVLDALLTERNITRAGEKVFLSQSATSGALARLREYFDDPLLVQVGRKMVLTPLGESLIVPVRELLMKIQTTLDSRPDLDISLVQRQVNMVMSDYPVTILMPEVFRLAAEQAPGIRFDTTAPTNAPIEEMEQGNADFLMLPSNFLSPDHPSVDLFEEDFVVVCWDGNRTIDNNITIDQYCALGHVLARFGSKRRPSVDTWMMERGGIERRVEVTVNTFSAIPQCVVGTQRIATIHRRLAEQRAQFLPIRILETPMEIPSFKWGLQWHEMHNVDPVNQWIRDLIVTCSQTITAQSDR is encoded by the coding sequence ATGCGCTTCAACCGCTTTGACCTCAACCTCCTGGTTGTTCTGGACGCGCTCTTGACTGAACGCAATATCACCCGAGCAGGTGAAAAAGTTTTTCTGAGCCAATCGGCCACCAGTGGTGCTCTGGCCCGCTTGCGTGAATACTTTGATGACCCCCTGTTGGTACAGGTCGGCCGTAAGATGGTGCTGACACCGCTGGGTGAAAGCCTGATTGTGCCGGTGCGGGAGTTGTTAATGAAAATCCAGACCACGCTCGACAGTCGTCCGGATCTTGATATCAGTCTTGTGCAACGCCAGGTCAACATGGTGATGTCGGACTACCCGGTCACCATCCTGATGCCAGAAGTGTTTCGTCTTGCAGCCGAGCAAGCACCGGGTATCCGCTTCGATACCACCGCTCCCACCAACGCTCCGATAGAAGAAATGGAACAAGGTAACGCTGACTTTCTGATGCTGCCCTCCAACTTTCTGTCACCAGACCACCCTTCTGTTGACCTATTTGAAGAAGATTTTGTCGTCGTTTGCTGGGACGGCAACCGCACCATCGACAACAATATTACCATCGACCAGTACTGTGCCCTCGGCCATGTATTGGCACGTTTTGGCTCCAAGCGGCGACCCAGCGTTGATACCTGGATGATGGAACGTGGCGGTATCGAACGTCGAGTTGAAGTCACCGTCAACACCTTCAGCGCCATTCCACAGTGCGTGGTCGGAACCCAGCGTATTGCCACCATTCACCGTCGCCTGGCTGAACAGAGAGCCCAGTTCCTGCCAATTCGTATCCTCGAAACCCCAATGGAAATTCCGTCGTTCAAATGGGGCCTGCAATGGCATGAAATGCATAATGTAGATCCGGTGAATCAATGGATTCGTGACCTGATTGTTACCTGCTCCCAGACCATTACCGCTCAATCTGACCGCTAA
- a CDS encoding MFS transporter produces MNKNMAPVARPYHAWLLLLCGCMSVLASVVIAPVLPQMQEYFSDQPNVGFMVPMALTAPGLVIALLSMAIGVLADKAGRKRLLVIGLVLYAIFGVAPVMIDSLPIIIATRIGVGFAEAILMTCSVALIGDYFDGVRRERYLALNTTFSSVSAVIFIAIGGALGEFGWRVPFFVYGISIFLAVAALFMLWEPKHHEDEMAAVDVSDEEKAKWNPWKIAGICSVTFVGAILFMSIQVHIGYLLGGVGLSSPSQIGLVASSGQIAVVLGSLFFGFLLGKAGFVTSIRLAMAFTLIAVGYLLVGFSGANVNLMVSGVLCAGFGGGLLLPTLMVWNMSNLPKHRRALGTGAWMAGFFLGQFFTPIVVVGLQSVLGTHADAIGMMGQVLLPIGIVLMIGSKLHKSARLSVA; encoded by the coding sequence ATGAACAAAAACATGGCCCCAGTCGCCCGGCCATACCATGCCTGGCTGCTGCTACTTTGCGGCTGTATGTCAGTGTTGGCTTCCGTTGTGATTGCCCCTGTATTACCCCAAATGCAGGAATATTTTTCCGACCAGCCGAATGTGGGATTTATGGTGCCGATGGCACTGACGGCTCCGGGGTTGGTGATCGCCTTGTTGTCGATGGCGATTGGTGTACTGGCTGACAAGGCTGGTCGCAAGCGTTTGCTGGTGATTGGCCTGGTGCTGTACGCCATTTTTGGCGTTGCTCCGGTAATGATCGATTCCTTACCGATCATTATTGCCACTCGTATTGGTGTTGGTTTTGCCGAAGCCATTCTGATGACCTGTTCTGTGGCATTGATTGGCGATTATTTTGATGGCGTTCGTCGTGAACGCTATCTGGCGTTGAATACTACTTTTTCATCAGTATCCGCCGTTATTTTTATTGCCATTGGCGGTGCCTTGGGTGAGTTTGGCTGGCGGGTACCTTTCTTTGTTTACGGTATCAGTATTTTTCTGGCGGTTGCGGCGCTGTTTATGTTGTGGGAACCCAAACATCACGAAGATGAAATGGCTGCTGTTGACGTCAGTGACGAAGAAAAAGCCAAGTGGAACCCTTGGAAAATCGCCGGTATCTGCTCGGTCACTTTTGTGGGTGCCATCCTGTTTATGTCTATTCAAGTACACATTGGTTATCTGTTGGGTGGGGTAGGTCTGAGTTCTCCCAGCCAGATTGGCCTGGTGGCATCTTCTGGTCAGATTGCGGTTGTATTGGGATCTTTGTTTTTTGGTTTTCTGCTGGGGAAAGCCGGGTTTGTCACGTCGATTCGGCTGGCAATGGCATTTACCCTGATCGCGGTGGGCTATCTGCTGGTCGGTTTCTCAGGTGCTAACGTTAACCTGATGGTTAGCGGTGTATTGTGCGCTGGTTTTGGTGGTGGTTTGCTGCTACCCACCTTGATGGTCTGGAACATGAGTAACTTGCCTAAGCACCGCCGTGCTCTGGGCACCGGTGCCTGGATGGCCGGATTTTTCCTCGGCCAATTTTTTACCCCGATTGTGGTGGTGGGTTTGCAAAGTGTATTGGGCACGCATGCCGATGCCATTGGCATGATGGGGCAGGTGCTGTTACCGATAGGCATTGTGTTGATGATTGGCAGCAAGTTGCACAAATCTGCCCGTTTATCCGTCGCTTGA
- a CDS encoding DUF1302 domain-containing protein: MTTRQTTIAKRVKSLGRPALLATAIAAAVTAGQANAFMVTNNSDWRVLWDTTAKYSTMYRLQDQHDRLIEDTQGDWPNTDDGNRNFDKGLVSNRLDLLTEMDVIYKRNYGLRLSAAAWYDSVYMQKKNDNQSPSTANPMSVEHNEFTQGTKDLHGQDVEMLDYFLFGRTRLGKSMLTGRIGSHTMVWGESLFFGGNGIANGQAPIDVAKALAVPSVQFKELMRPVEQVSGQLQLTRDLSVGAYYQLQWKETRLPGSGSYFSGVDFLSEGAEQMLLAPDGSVYFKRTADKKGSDSGQFGLQLRYRGDDSDYGFYAIQYNEKAPNINVMPYANAVVASDGRVQAGEYRWLYHEGVKAFGVSATRTFGNFNFAAEASMRRNTPLNSDAATDLRYITGSGGGNTESTALYALGNTSHAQVNWLASLGPSFLSREADFLGEVAYNHVMEVTHDRGGVLNPNGDRDAWNMRLIFSPKYRQVLAGLDLSVPMVLGYGLHGNSLAVGSFMGEDTGDLSVGVEGTYLDIWRFGFNYTNFFGPVDNTIDENGHGSYKQSNADRDNISFNIRRTF, translated from the coding sequence ATGACTACCAGGCAAACTACTATTGCAAAACGGGTAAAATCATTGGGACGTCCTGCTCTGCTGGCGACTGCAATTGCAGCCGCTGTAACCGCAGGTCAGGCCAATGCCTTTATGGTGACCAATAACTCCGACTGGCGGGTGCTGTGGGATACTACGGCAAAGTATTCCACCATGTATCGCCTGCAAGATCAGCACGATCGTCTGATTGAGGATACTCAGGGCGATTGGCCGAATACCGACGATGGTAATCGTAACTTCGACAAGGGGCTGGTTTCCAACCGTCTGGATCTGTTGACCGAGATGGACGTGATTTACAAGCGTAACTATGGCCTGCGTTTGAGTGCAGCGGCCTGGTACGACAGCGTCTATATGCAGAAAAAGAATGACAACCAGTCACCTTCGACTGCCAACCCGATGTCGGTTGAACATAACGAATTCACCCAAGGTACCAAAGATCTGCACGGACAGGATGTCGAAATGCTCGACTACTTTCTGTTCGGCCGGACGCGTCTGGGCAAAAGCATGCTGACCGGACGAATTGGTTCACACACCATGGTATGGGGTGAATCACTGTTCTTTGGTGGTAATGGTATCGCCAATGGCCAGGCACCCATCGACGTTGCCAAGGCCCTGGCGGTTCCCAGTGTACAGTTCAAGGAACTGATGCGTCCGGTTGAACAAGTGTCCGGTCAGTTGCAGCTGACCCGTGATCTCAGTGTTGGTGCGTATTACCAGCTGCAATGGAAAGAAACCCGCTTGCCTGGTTCTGGCAGCTATTTCTCCGGTGTCGATTTCCTCAGTGAAGGGGCCGAGCAAATGCTGCTGGCGCCAGACGGTTCGGTTTATTTCAAGCGCACAGCGGATAAAAAAGGGTCTGACTCTGGCCAGTTCGGTCTGCAGTTACGTTACCGTGGTGACGATTCTGACTATGGATTCTACGCTATCCAATACAACGAAAAAGCACCCAATATCAACGTGATGCCTTATGCAAATGCGGTGGTTGCCAGTGATGGTCGTGTGCAGGCGGGTGAATACCGCTGGCTGTATCACGAAGGGGTGAAGGCATTTGGTGTATCGGCTACCCGGACTTTTGGCAATTTCAACTTTGCGGCAGAAGCGTCGATGCGGCGTAATACGCCACTGAACAGTGACGCAGCGACGGATTTGCGTTACATCACTGGCAGCGGGGGTGGCAACACCGAAAGCACAGCGCTGTATGCGTTGGGTAACACTTCCCATGCCCAGGTCAACTGGCTGGCCAGCCTTGGGCCCAGCTTTCTTTCTCGGGAAGCCGACTTCCTCGGTGAGGTCGCCTATAACCATGTGATGGAAGTAACTCATGATCGTGGTGGTGTGCTGAATCCGAACGGTGATCGGGATGCCTGGAATATGCGTCTGATTTTCTCACCCAAGTACCGTCAGGTACTGGCTGGTCTGGATCTGAGTGTACCCATGGTGCTGGGTTATGGCCTGCACGGTAACTCATTGGCGGTGGGCTCTTTTATGGGGGAAGACACCGGTGACTTGAGTGTTGGAGTAGAAGGTACTTATCTGGATATCTGGCGTTTCGGCTTTAACTACACCAACTTCTTCGGCCCGGTAGATAACACCATCGACGAGAACGGTCACGGCTCCTACAAGCAGTCCAACGCTGACCGTGACAATATTTCTTTCAACATTCGTCGTACTTTTTAA
- a CDS encoding amidohydrolase family protein produces MNSIRLYSCGCRLGSDSSQAASLDVCGAIDMHCHVFVPAANERVFGMAEMQREQQAFLRAMGHASVEHNRQVMMPTAFEQLTCVDTRLADMNANGIAIQCLSPSPSQYFYWADASLSAELVLMQNNAIAELCQRWPERFVGLGTVSLQHPQLAVEQLVELMLQPGMKGVEISTRVNDMDLDDAALLPFWQAAEQLGALVFIHPFSSRVDDRLQDWYLSNLVGQPLESTIALSRLIFAGLFDRFPNIRILSAHGGGYLPQYCGRHNRGAEVRPEAAGLSQPPADYLNNIWFDSLVFSPHSLRHLIDQVGIGQVVLGTDYPFDMGSEMAQPWLNVLTPEERQAVLRDNAIRLLDLTVPQVTNDDECSSSLPAAAATGSGKEFL; encoded by the coding sequence TTGAATTCCATCCGTCTGTATTCGTGCGGTTGTCGTCTGGGGTCAGATTCCAGCCAGGCAGCTTCTCTTGATGTCTGCGGCGCTATTGATATGCACTGCCATGTATTTGTCCCAGCGGCAAACGAACGGGTGTTCGGCATGGCGGAAATGCAGCGCGAACAGCAGGCATTTCTGCGTGCGATGGGTCATGCCTCGGTTGAACACAATCGCCAGGTGATGATGCCCACTGCGTTTGAACAATTGACCTGCGTTGACACCCGTTTGGCTGATATGAATGCCAACGGTATTGCCATTCAGTGTCTCAGTCCATCTCCCTCCCAATATTTTTACTGGGCTGATGCATCGCTGTCAGCCGAGCTGGTGTTGATGCAAAACAACGCCATTGCCGAGTTATGCCAACGTTGGCCCGAACGTTTTGTCGGTCTGGGTACGGTTTCCCTGCAGCACCCGCAACTGGCGGTCGAGCAGCTGGTGGAACTGATGCTCCAGCCTGGTATGAAAGGCGTGGAAATATCGACCCGTGTGAATGACATGGATCTGGATGATGCGGCCTTGTTGCCATTCTGGCAGGCGGCGGAACAACTGGGTGCGTTGGTGTTTATTCATCCGTTTTCCAGTCGTGTGGATGACCGTTTGCAGGACTGGTATCTGTCCAATCTGGTAGGGCAACCACTGGAAAGTACGATTGCGCTTTCCCGCTTGATCTTTGCCGGTCTGTTCGACCGTTTCCCCAATATTCGCATCTTGTCTGCTCACGGTGGTGGCTATTTGCCACAGTACTGTGGTCGGCACAATCGGGGAGCAGAAGTGCGCCCGGAAGCCGCTGGGTTGTCTCAGCCACCGGCGGACTACCTGAACAACATCTGGTTCGACAGTCTGGTGTTTTCACCTCATTCATTACGTCACCTGATCGACCAGGTGGGTATCGGTCAGGTGGTGCTGGGTACGGATTACCCCTTCGATATGGGCAGTGAAATGGCCCAGCCATGGCTCAATGTTTTGACACCAGAAGAGCGTCAGGCAGTACTGCGCGATAACGCTATTCGGCTGCTGGACTTGACTGTGCCGCAGGTGACGAATGACGACGAATGTTCATCCAGCCTGCCCGCAGCAGCGGCAACAGGCTCAGGTAAGGAGTTTTTATGA